The Mangrovimonas cancribranchiae nucleotide sequence TATGTTGTAAATCCGCAACCAAGTATAGCTTTAGGTATGTTTATGGTTGCCGCTTGTCCAGGTGGTAATATTTCAAACTTTATGACACATTTGGCAAAAGGAAATGCTGCTTTATCTGTAAGTTTAACAGCTTTTGCAACACTTCTAGCGATTGTTATGACACCATTTAATTTTCAATTTTATGGAAGTTTGTATCAACCAACAGCAGGTTTGTTAAAAGATGTGGCTTTAAATCCTTTTGATTTGTTAAAACTTGTTGGAATGATTTTGGGTATTCCTTTACTATTAGGAATGTTTGTTAGAAAAACATGGCCTGAGGTGGCGCAACGTTTGTCAAAATGGTTAAAACCTTTTTCAATTATTGTGTTTGTAGCCATAGTTATTATTGCATTTTCTAAAAACTTAAATGTTTTTACAGGCTATATAGACCATGTATTGTTGTTAGGAATAACGCATAATTTTTTAGCTGTTTTGTTAGGATGGTTTTTGGCTAAGAGTTTAAAGGTATCTTTAAGAGATAAAAAAACCATAGCCATAGAAACAGGCATACAAAACTCAGGATTAGGGTTACTTTTAATTTTTACATTTTTTGATGGGCTAGGAGGTATGGCAATTATGGCAGCTTTTTGGGGGATTTGGCATATCGTTTCTGGATTAGTGTTAGCCTATTTTTGGTCGTTTAAAACGGCAAAACCACAAACTGCAATTCATTGAAACAACTTTGGTTACATACGGTAAGATGGTATTTGCGAATAGGCTTGTTTTTTTATTATAAAAAAATTCAGGTAATTAAGCATGCTTCTATACCCAAAAACACACCTTTACTCTTTTTATGTAATCATCAAAATGCTTTAGTTGATGCTTTGCTAATAGCAACAACTAGCGAACGGTTTACTTATTTTTTAACACGAGCTAGTGTGTTTAAAAAACCTTTGGTTGCTAAATTTTTAAGAAGCGTACAAATGCTTCCTGTATTTCGTGTTAGAGATGGCTGGCAAACCATAAAAAACAATCATGGCACGTTTAATTTATGCACGAAATTACTTAGCAATAACGAAACAGTATCATTATTTCCAGAAGGGAATCATCATATAAATCGTACGGTAAGACCATTAAGTAAAGGGTTTACTAGAATTGTTTTAGAAACTTTAAAAGTAACTCCAGATTTAGATTTAAAATTAGTTCCTATAGGATTGAATTATCAAGATGGCGTTATTTTTCCAGATGAAGTTTCACTGCATTATGGTGTTCCTATTGACGTAAAAACACTTATTAAAGATTGTGAAGATGACCAATCGGCTTCATTAGCTTTAAAAACAAAAGTGCAAGATGAATTAAAAACGTTAACAACCCATGTTCCGCCTAATGATTATGAAAATAATTTACAGCGTCTACAAAAGCAAGGCGTTAATTTTCGTTATCCAGAACAAGTGAATGCTTTTATAGCATCTGGTTTTAAAAATTATAATGGACCAAAATACAAGGCTAAGCCAACTGTGGTTTCTACTCTTTTTAAATGGTTACTTAAACTTAATTTATGGTTACCTTTTTTAGTTTGGCGTTATTATGCATTACCAAAAATTAAGGAGGTAGAGTTTGTTGCCACGTTTAGGTTTGCTTTAGCCATAACTTTAGTGCCTATATGGTTATTACTATTAACTTGTATTATAGGAAGTGTTTTTAGTTGGACTTTTGGGTTAAGTTATTTAATTTTTTCTTTAATTATAGCACTTTTAGCTGTTAAGTTGTAGCATAAAAAAAACTGCTTAAAGAAGCAGTTTTTATAATATTTTAATAAAGGTGATTTTTAAATATCATCGAAATCTACATCGGTAAATTTCTCGGTAGTTGCTGTTACTGTTTCCTGATTTTCAGAATCACTTTCTTCGTTGTTGTAGTCCTTTTTAAAGTCTTTTTGATGTCTTTCGCTAATAACTTCTTCACCTTTTTCATTAATAATGTAATCGGTCATTTCTTGAAGAATACTATTAAACTCGCTAAAATCTTCTTTGTAAAGATAAATTTTGTGTTTTTTGTAGTGGAAAGAACCATCGTCGTTTGTAAACTTTTTACTTTCTGTAATGGTTAAATAATAATCACCAGCTTTGGTAGATCTTACATCAAAGAAATAGGTTCTTCTACCTGCTCTCAATACTTTTGAAAAAATCTCTTCTTTCTCCATCATAGTCATTTAAGTTCGTGTTGTTTTTTAAAAACGTATAAAATTAAGTTGTCCAAAAATCTAAAAAAAAATCATAGCAACCAACAAATTCATGTATTTCTTTTGCGAAAGTATTTAGGTTAATGGGCTTCGCTTAGTTGTTTCTGATAGAGCTCTTTGTAATACCCTTCTTTGTTAATTAGGCTATTATGATTACCATCTTGGATGATTTTTCCATCATCTAGAACGATAATGTGGTCGGCACTTTTAACCGATGAAACACGGTGGCTAACAATAATTGTAGTTTTATCTTTAGATACCGTATTTAAATGATGTAGAATTTTTTCTTCGGTTTCTGTATCTACAGCAGATAACGAATCGTCAAAAAGGAGTATTTTAGGATCTTTAACAATGGCTCTAGCTATAGAAACACGTTGTTTTTGTCCACCAGAAAGGGTGATGCCACGTTCGCCAAGCACGGTATCATAACCTTTATTAAACTTCACGATGTTTTTATGTACTTGGGCTTGTTTGGCAGCTGTTATAACATCTTCATCAGAAGCGTCTTCTTTTCCAAAGGTAATGTTGTTTTTAATGGTATCGGAAAATAGAAAGGCATCTTGCGGAACATAACCAATAGCATTTCTTAAACTAGTAAGGTTGATGTTTTTAATAGGCGTATCATCAATTAAAATCTCGCCTTTATCAATATCGTATAGACGTCCTATTAAATCTAAAATAGTTGATTTTCCAGAGCCTGTTTTTCCTATAATAGCTAACGTTTTTCCTTTGTTTAATGTAAACGAGATTCCTTTTAATGCTTGAATGTTAGTATCGTCGTAAGTAAAGAATACATTTTTAAAAGTAATATGGCCTTCAATAGGTGTTGGTGCTGTGACCGTATTAGAAATTTCAGGTTTTTTCTTTAAAAACTCATTAATACGTTTTTGCGAAGCTTCGGCTTGTTGTACTATAGATGTTACCCAGCCCACAGTTGCTACAGGCCAAGTAAGCATGTTTACATATATAATAAACTCTGCAATGGTACCTAAACTTTCAATTTCACCATCTATATATTGTTTACCCCCTATGTAAATAACCATTAAGTTACTTATACCTATAAGTAAAATCATCATAGGAAAGAAAAACGATCGTATTCTAACGAGGTCGAGTTGTTTTTGTCGGCTTTCTTCAGATAGTTGATTAAAATTAGTAGAGGTTTGTAACTCTAATCCATAAGCCTTTATAATTGAAATACCGCTAAAGGTTTCTTGGGTAGAAGAAGATAATTTAGATAAGTATTCTTGTACAACAGTACTACGTTTATGAATTTCTTTACTAAGTTTATAAATAGCTACCGATAGTATAGGTAAGGGTAGAATAGTATATAAGGTTAATTTTGGTGCTTGATTAAACATATATATTAATGCAATAACAAATAAAGTTATGGTATTAATACTATACATAATGGCAGGTCCCGCATACATTCTCACACGACTTACATCTTCAGTAATGCGATTCATTAAATCGCCTGTTCGGTTCTTTTTATAAAAGTTAAGAGATAGCTTTTGATATTGTTGATAAACTTCATTTTTAAGGTCGTATTCAACATAACGCGATACATTAATAATAGTTTGTCGCATTAAAAAAGTAAAAATTCCCGCAATAATGGACGCGCCAATTATTAAAAGGATATTTTCAAGCAATTCAGTTTTAAATACACTTTTATCGGTAATAATGCCATTATTCCAGTTTTCGACAACCGTGAAAATTTCTCTTACTAATCTAGGTGTAAAAAGTAAAAACACACGAGCAATGGCTGTAATAATAACACCAAGGATAAGTTGGTACTTATATTTCAGGAAATATTTATTAAGATGTTGTAATTCTTTCATTTTAAGTATTAACAATATAAATAGATACTTTTGTTAATTTTTCATTTTAATACACTCTCTATTGCATAAATAATAATATTGATTTAATTTTGCGCCGTGTTTTTAGAATATTTCAAAAAGCATTAAAAAAATACTTATACATAATAATTATGTTAACAGAGGTAAAAACTAACAAAGAACTTAAGGCTGATCCAGTATTTGGACAGCTTTCATTTGATGACCACGAACAAGTCGTTTTTTGCAGCGACAAAGATACAGGTTTAAAAGCAATAATAGGAATTCATAACACAACTTTAGGACCTGCCTTAGGAGGAACTAGAATGTGGACTTACCAAAATGAATGGGAAGCTTTAAACGATGTTCTTCGATTATCAAGAGGAATGACATACAAATCAGCGATTACTGGTTTAAATTTAGGTGGTGGTAAAGCCGTAATAATAGGCGATGCTAAAACCCAAAAAACACCAGAGTTAATGAAAAAATTTGGAGAATATGTTCATTCTTTAAATGGTCGTTACATTACAGCTGAAGATGTTGGTATGGAAACTAGCGATATGGATTTAGTACGCGAAGTAACGCCGTACGTTACAGGAATTTCAGAAGAAAAAGGAGGCGCAGGAAACCCTTCTCCTGTAACAGCTTATGGGGTTTTTATGGGAATGAAAGCCGCCGCTAAATACAAGTATGGAACAGATTTATTAGAAGGTAAACAAGTGTTTGTACAAGGTATTGGCCATGTTGGCGAAGCTTTAGTAGAAAACCTTGTAGAAGAAGGAGCCATTGTTACTATAGCCGATATAAACCAAGAACGTTTAGAAGCTGTAAGAAGTAAATATGGGGTTACTATTTATGAAGGTAACGATATTTATACTGAAAAAATGGACATTTACGCCCCATGTGCTTTAGGTGCTACAATTAACGACGATACCATTAACAAATTACAAGCAAAAGTTATTGCTGGAGCTGCTAATAACCAATTAGCAAACGAAGTAAAACACGGTCAGTTACTTCAAGAAAAAGGTATTGTTTATGCTCCAGATTTCTTAATCAATGCTGGAGGAATTATTAATGTATATGCAGAATTAGAAAGCTATAATAAAGCTGAAATTATGCGTAAAACAGAAAATATTTACAATACAACGCTAGAGATTTTAAATCATGCCGATGTTAATAACATGACTTCCAATCAAGCAGCGTTAGCTTTAGCACAAAAACGTATTGATACAAGAAAGCTAGAAAATAACAGCTAGTTTTTTTAAAAAACAGTATTTTTGCAAGGCAAAATCCTAATCGGGTTTTGCCTTATTTAATTTATAAAGTTCTTTTAAATGTTAAATAGAAGACATATTCGAATCAAGGTCATGCAATCGGTTTACGCGTTTAAAGGTAGCGAAAGCGATGCCCTAAATAAAGACCAAAAATTCTTAATGCAAAGTTTAGATAAAGCCTATAATCTTTATCTATTAATGCTTTCCTTACTTGTTGAACTTCAAAAAAAATCTGAAGATCATCTGTCAAAAAGTATGAAAAAACATCTAGCGACAGAGGAAGATAAAAACCCAAATAGAAAGTTTGTTAATAACGAAGTGCTTCAATTTTTGCTACACAACGAAGCCTTACAAGACGCTCTAGAAACTAATAAAGTTAAGCATTGGGATCTGGACGATGAGTATGTCGATATTATTTATAAAGACATTCTAGCTAGCGAACTTTATGCCGATTACATGAAAACGAAAGTGTCCGATTTTAAGGAAGACAAGTTTTTTGTAATTGATATTTATCGCGAAATTATAGCGCCAAACGATAAGCTTTTCGATTATTTAGAAGATCATAACATGACTTGGGTAGACGATTTTCCATTGGTAAACACCACCATATTAAAAATGCTACGTAAGTTAAAGCCAACAGCCAATCCAAAGGTTGTAATACCAGACTTATATAAAGACGAAGACGATGAAATGTTTGCTGTAGATTTGTTTAAAAAAACAATTCTAAATCAAACAACATTTAGAAAAATAGTAGAAGACCGTACAAAAAACTGGGATTCAGACCGAATTGCAGATATTGATTATGTGTTGCTAATTATGGCCATTTGTGAGATTATAAAATTTCCTTCAATACCCATTAAAGTTACAATAAACGAGTATTTAGAAATCGCCAAAGAGTACTCTACACCTAAGAGTAGTATCTTTATAAATGGTATTTTAGATAAGTACGTTAAAGAGTTACAAGAAAAAAACGAATTAAATAAAACAGGACGAGGGTTGATGTAGAACGAATAAATTAGTACATTTATCCGCTGAAATTAAAAATCTATTAAATAATCTTTAAAAATAGCACAATGAAAAAAGTAGTATTAGGACTAGCAGCTTTATGTATGATCGCTTTTACATCATGTAAAGAAGATGCTTCTAAAAAAATTGATGAAAATAATGTAGCAGAAGCTGCCGAAAGAGATGCAAACGCTTCTAAATTCCCTATCATGAGTTTTGATAAGCAAGAACATGATTTTGGTGAAATTGAAAGTAAAACAGCTGTAGAAACAGTATTTAAATATACAAACACAGGTGAAGCACCATTAGTAGTAACAGATATTAAAAGTACTTGTGGGTGTACAGTGCCTAAAGACTGGAGTAAAGAGCCTTTACAACCAGGCGATTCTGGACAATTTACAGTAAAGTTTAACGGTTCTGGAAGAAACAAGGTAAACAAAACCATTACTGTAACAGCTAATACAAAAACGGGAAAAGAAACTGTTAAAATTACAGCTTTCGTTAAGCCAGACCCAAACGCTGTACAACCAGCAAAAGCACAAGTACCTCAAGTAAAATAATATGGGAGAAGGACTAAGTAGTTTATTACCTTTTATTTTAATGTTTGTGGTTATCTATTTCTTTATGATAGCACCACAAATGAAAAAGCAAAAAAAAGAGAAAAAGTTTGCTGCCGAATTAAAAAAAGGCGATAAAGTTATAACTAAAAGTGGCGTACACGGAAAAGTAGTGGAATTAAACGATAAAGACCACACTTGCGTGATTGAAACCCTAGCGGGAAAAATGAAGTATGAACGCTCTGCCATTTCTATGGAATTGAGCCAAAAACTTAACGCCCCAGAAAAAAAGAAGTAATCATAAATTACTATTATAAAAAAAAGTCGCTCATTTCTTTGAGCGGCTTTTTTTATTTAGCAGTTTTTGTATTTATCGTGTAACCCAACACCTTTTAAAATTAAAGGTGTTATTTTTTCTAGTCTAGACAGCTTTGTTTTCTCACGTTTAGCACTTGCAATATGATCGCTGTATTCTCGTTGTTTTCCAGGAGTAAGGGCTTTAAAAGCCTTTTCCATAGTATCATTACTCTTTAAAGCATGTGCTAGTTCTTTAGGAATAATAACGTCTTTTCCCTTTCTTTCTGGTTTAAGCTCTTTACCTAATTTTTGATTTTCTATAGCCTCTTTAACGTAAGCTAAAACAATCGTTTTATCTATATCATTAATCGATTCAAATCGCATTTGGCGTAATGCTTTTGTTTTTTCTTGGGCTTTTTCTAACACCTTTTTTTCATCTTTTAAAAAGACACCATTAAAAAACCAGATTCCAAAGTGGTTTTTAAAGGCACCAAGCCCGATAACATTTTTACCATTTATGGTATAAACAGGAGCATTCCATTTTAATGTTTCATCAACTTCGGTAGAAATAATAATATTCCTTAAAACGTTTAAAGCTTTAGTGAATCTAGGCTGTTTTTCAATGTATTCCTCAACAGATGTGGCTTTTTTCATAATGTTTTGTTGACTTTTTTATAAAAATACAAGATCTAAAATTCTTATAACAAAAGAGTTACAAATATTTATTTAAATTTAATCTAAATAAGCTTTTTTAAAGTTGTTTCAGATAGTATATTTGCGCCGTATTTGTAGTAAATCTAAATAAAAACAACTTAATAATGATACGAAAACTAACACTATTTTGTCTCTTATGCTTTATACAAAATGTAACCGCACAAACCATAACTGGAAAAGTGGTTGATACCGATGGTGCTTCTATAGCAGGAGCAAGTGTATTTGTTACAGAGCTTAATATAGGTGCTATGACTAACGACTCGGGAGCATTTAGGCTGAATAACTTAGTTCAAGGAGAACTTGTAGTTAAAGTACAAGCTATTGGTTTTAAACCAAGCTCAAAAGCAATTACTTTAAAAGGTGATACGACTTTGAATTTTACCCTAGAAATGGATAATAATTTAAATACTGTTGAGCTTTTTGGAAATCGCTATAAGCATCCTGATAAAATTGAAGCTATTACTAGATTACCTTTAGCACCATACGAGCAAATTCAAAGTATTTCTATTGTTTCAGAAAAATTAATAGAACAACAAGGAAACCTCACCATATCGGAAGCGACACGAAATGTACCAGGTGTATATACGTTTGCAACTTATGGTAATAAAAGAGAAAGTATGTCGTCTCGTGGTTTTCGCGGTATTCCTATTTTAAAAAATGGTGTTCGTGTACATTCCGATTTTAGAGGAACCGGGATTTTAACCGACATGCAAGGGGTAGATAATATTCAAGTATTAAAAGGCTCTTCTGCCATTACACAAGGGGTTGCTACCGATTTAGGAAGTCCAGGTGGTGTTGTAAATATTGTAACTAAAACACCAAAATATACTTTTGGAGGTAATGTGTCGTTGCGAGCAGGAAGTTTTGGACAGGTAAGAACCGCTTATGATGTTTACGGCCCTTTAACAAAGAGCAAAAATGTCGCCTTTAGAATTAATGGTGCTTTGGAACGTGCCGATGGATTCCGTTCAGGAATTTCTTCAGAGCGTTTTTATATTAACCCATCGTTAGAATGGCGTATTGATGATAAATCGACTTTAACATTAGAAATGGACTATTTTGATGATAGTAGAACTCCAGATGTAGGAACCGTAAACTTAAATGAAAATAACGTTAATGCTATTTACGATTTACCTTACGATCAGTTTTTAGGATTTAAAAATGATAAATCACTAACAAAAAATACAACATTCTCAGTACGTTTTAATAGAGAGCTAAATGACAAGTTAACGTTAAAAGCAGCTTATTATAAGTCTAATTTAGACTTAGATGATAAAGGAGCTAGTTTAGGAAATGTGGTGAATGATGAAATAACAGGAGATCCTATTTATAATTTACGTAGCCGTGGGTATTCTACCTCTACTAGAAAAGACGACAATGCTGTTTTACAAGTAGATATTATAGGTAACGAGCTAAAAACCGGTTCTATATCACATACCTTTCAAGTAGGGTTTGATTATAGAACAACTAAGTATAGTACTTATTCAAGTAGTGTTTCAGCTGTTGATACCATTAATGTATTTACTTCTAACACCCACAATTTGCCAGGAGACTTAAACTTTTCATCCCCAAGAGTTGGAGGAGCCGAATCTAGAGCTTTAGGTTTTGTAGCACAAGATGTAATTACATTTAATAACTGGTTAAAGTCGTTTGTTGGGATTCGTTATAGTAAAACCCAAACCGATGCCGAGACAGAAACTACCGAAAGCGATGCATTTAATCCATTAGCAGGAGTTATTGTAACACCATATAAAAACATTAACGTTTTTGCATCTTACACTAATAGTTCAAATCCAAGATCGGCTACACGATTAGATGAAAATGGAAATGAATTAGGTAATGAACGTTTCGATCAAATAGAAGCTGGTATTAAAACCAATTGGTTAGAT carries:
- a CDS encoding DUF1801 domain-containing protein, encoding MKKATSVEEYIEKQPRFTKALNVLRNIIISTEVDETLKWNAPVYTINGKNVIGLGAFKNHFGIWFFNGVFLKDEKKVLEKAQEKTKALRQMRFESINDIDKTIVLAYVKEAIENQKLGKELKPERKGKDVIIPKELAHALKSNDTMEKAFKALTPGKQREYSDHIASAKREKTKLSRLEKITPLILKGVGLHDKYKNC
- a CDS encoding ABC transporter ATP-binding protein translates to MKELQHLNKYFLKYKYQLILGVIITAIARVFLLFTPRLVREIFTVVENWNNGIITDKSVFKTELLENILLIIGASIIAGIFTFLMRQTIINVSRYVEYDLKNEVYQQYQKLSLNFYKKNRTGDLMNRITEDVSRVRMYAGPAIMYSINTITLFVIALIYMFNQAPKLTLYTILPLPILSVAIYKLSKEIHKRSTVVQEYLSKLSSSTQETFSGISIIKAYGLELQTSTNFNQLSEESRQKQLDLVRIRSFFFPMMILLIGISNLMVIYIGGKQYIDGEIESLGTIAEFIIYVNMLTWPVATVGWVTSIVQQAEASQKRINEFLKKKPEISNTVTAPTPIEGHITFKNVFFTYDDTNIQALKGISFTLNKGKTLAIIGKTGSGKSTILDLIGRLYDIDKGEILIDDTPIKNINLTSLRNAIGYVPQDAFLFSDTIKNNITFGKEDASDEDVITAAKQAQVHKNIVKFNKGYDTVLGERGITLSGGQKQRVSIARAIVKDPKILLFDDSLSAVDTETEEKILHHLNTVSKDKTTIIVSHRVSSVKSADHIIVLDDGKIIQDGNHNSLINKEGYYKELYQKQLSEAH
- a CDS encoding PUR family DNA/RNA-binding protein encodes the protein MMEKEEIFSKVLRAGRRTYFFDVRSTKAGDYYLTITESKKFTNDDGSFHYKKHKIYLYKEDFSEFNSILQEMTDYIINEKGEEVISERHQKDFKKDYNNEESDSENQETVTATTEKFTDVDFDDI
- the nusB gene encoding transcription antitermination factor NusB — translated: MLNRRHIRIKVMQSVYAFKGSESDALNKDQKFLMQSLDKAYNLYLLMLSLLVELQKKSEDHLSKSMKKHLATEEDKNPNRKFVNNEVLQFLLHNEALQDALETNKVKHWDLDDEYVDIIYKDILASELYADYMKTKVSDFKEDKFFVIDIYREIIAPNDKLFDYLEDHNMTWVDDFPLVNTTILKMLRKLKPTANPKVVIPDLYKDEDDEMFAVDLFKKTILNQTTFRKIVEDRTKNWDSDRIADIDYVLLIMAICEIIKFPSIPIKVTINEYLEIAKEYSTPKSSIFINGILDKYVKELQEKNELNKTGRGLM
- a CDS encoding bile acid:sodium symporter family protein, encoding MQELDQVKINFDSQGLWILNIALAIVMFGVALGITMDDFKRLLHKPKLLFLGIASQFIVLPFVTFLFVYVVNPQPSIALGMFMVAACPGGNISNFMTHLAKGNAALSVSLTAFATLLAIVMTPFNFQFYGSLYQPTAGLLKDVALNPFDLLKLVGMILGIPLLLGMFVRKTWPEVAQRLSKWLKPFSIIVFVAIVIIAFSKNLNVFTGYIDHVLLLGITHNFLAVLLGWFLAKSLKVSLRDKKTIAIETGIQNSGLGLLLIFTFFDGLGGMAIMAAFWGIWHIVSGLVLAYFWSFKTAKPQTAIH
- a CDS encoding DUF1573 domain-containing protein; amino-acid sequence: MKKVVLGLAALCMIAFTSCKEDASKKIDENNVAEAAERDANASKFPIMSFDKQEHDFGEIESKTAVETVFKYTNTGEAPLVVTDIKSTCGCTVPKDWSKEPLQPGDSGQFTVKFNGSGRNKVNKTITVTANTKTGKETVKITAFVKPDPNAVQPAKAQVPQVK
- a CDS encoding lysophospholipid acyltransferase family protein; translated protein: MKQLWLHTVRWYLRIGLFFYYKKIQVIKHASIPKNTPLLFLCNHQNALVDALLIATTSERFTYFLTRASVFKKPLVAKFLRSVQMLPVFRVRDGWQTIKNNHGTFNLCTKLLSNNETVSLFPEGNHHINRTVRPLSKGFTRIVLETLKVTPDLDLKLVPIGLNYQDGVIFPDEVSLHYGVPIDVKTLIKDCEDDQSASLALKTKVQDELKTLTTHVPPNDYENNLQRLQKQGVNFRYPEQVNAFIASGFKNYNGPKYKAKPTVVSTLFKWLLKLNLWLPFLVWRYYALPKIKEVEFVATFRFALAITLVPIWLLLLTCIIGSVFSWTFGLSYLIFSLIIALLAVKL
- a CDS encoding Glu/Leu/Phe/Val dehydrogenase, whose translation is MLTEVKTNKELKADPVFGQLSFDDHEQVVFCSDKDTGLKAIIGIHNTTLGPALGGTRMWTYQNEWEALNDVLRLSRGMTYKSAITGLNLGGGKAVIIGDAKTQKTPELMKKFGEYVHSLNGRYITAEDVGMETSDMDLVREVTPYVTGISEEKGGAGNPSPVTAYGVFMGMKAAAKYKYGTDLLEGKQVFVQGIGHVGEALVENLVEEGAIVTIADINQERLEAVRSKYGVTIYEGNDIYTEKMDIYAPCALGATINDDTINKLQAKVIAGAANNQLANEVKHGQLLQEKGIVYAPDFLINAGGIINVYAELESYNKAEIMRKTENIYNTTLEILNHADVNNMTSNQAALALAQKRIDTRKLENNS
- a CDS encoding TonB-dependent receptor, whose translation is MIRKLTLFCLLCFIQNVTAQTITGKVVDTDGASIAGASVFVTELNIGAMTNDSGAFRLNNLVQGELVVKVQAIGFKPSSKAITLKGDTTLNFTLEMDNNLNTVELFGNRYKHPDKIEAITRLPLAPYEQIQSISIVSEKLIEQQGNLTISEATRNVPGVYTFATYGNKRESMSSRGFRGIPILKNGVRVHSDFRGTGILTDMQGVDNIQVLKGSSAITQGVATDLGSPGGVVNIVTKTPKYTFGGNVSLRAGSFGQVRTAYDVYGPLTKSKNVAFRINGALERADGFRSGISSERFYINPSLEWRIDDKSTLTLEMDYFDDSRTPDVGTVNLNENNVNAIYDLPYDQFLGFKNDKSLTKNTTFSVRFNRELNDKLTLKAAYYKSNLDLDDKGASLGNVVNDEITGDPIYNLRSRGYSTSTRKDDNAVLQVDIIGNELKTGSISHTFQVGFDYRTTKYSTYSSSVSAVDTINVFTSNTHNLPGDLNFSSPRVGGAESRALGFVAQDVITFNNWLKSFVGIRYSKTQTDAETETTESDAFNPLAGVIVTPYKNINVFASYTNSSNPRSATRLDENGNELGNERFDQIEAGIKTNWLDNRLRFNFTFFKINNKDINLPVYDENWVATGFYQKGGNDERKGIEVELSGRILDNLEVITGYSYIDAQYKEHTSFVYGSAPLNTPRHTFNAYANYSFKQKLEGLSLGAGVYYTGERPINDWSAGAVTHEGIVPNQKPFNVDAYMLTNIQAAYQFNNHWNVRVLLNNVFNEIGYNAYRTRYINQTDPRNFAAVLSYRF
- the yajC gene encoding preprotein translocase subunit YajC; this translates as MGEGLSSLLPFILMFVVIYFFMIAPQMKKQKKEKKFAAELKKGDKVITKSGVHGKVVELNDKDHTCVIETLAGKMKYERSAISMELSQKLNAPEKKK